One stretch of Actinacidiphila sp. DG2A-62 DNA includes these proteins:
- a CDS encoding beta-galactosidase small subunit family protein, which yields MADGLVFPDRTPSPGLAEFKKVVEPVVLAVDPAARTVTVRNTQDFADTGSLVFAWRVEDEGRPVAEGDLAVPVVPAGGEPATVGWPAALTAAADTEPAGERHVTVTGRLAEDQPWAPAGHEVAWAQARLHRPAPRPTPPTAPPAAAGNRITLGGAVFDAATGRLLRIGDLPLEDLRVGLWRAPTDNDLGGGDGCEAAGWRAAGLDRLEHKLLAVGTDRRGLTVSTRIAAAGSDAAILADYAWSAPADGSGRVLLTVAVAPVGAWRTTWPRVGLDIVVPMAAATLTWYGGGPGEAYPDTRAAARIGRFREPVENLQTPYLFPQENGGRTDVRWARVDEEHGGRWLRISADEPYALAVRPWPARSLDLARHTTDLRPDGRLHLSVDAARHGIGSASCGPGVRPEYRLVPAPSTFAVAFETG from the coding sequence GTGGCCGACGGCCTGGTCTTCCCCGACCGCACCCCGTCGCCGGGGCTCGCGGAGTTCAAGAAGGTCGTCGAACCCGTGGTGCTCGCCGTCGATCCCGCCGCCCGCACGGTGACCGTGCGCAACACGCAGGACTTCGCCGACACCGGCTCCCTGGTGTTCGCCTGGCGGGTGGAGGACGAGGGGCGCCCGGTCGCGGAGGGCGACCTGGCCGTGCCCGTGGTGCCGGCGGGCGGCGAGCCTGCCACCGTGGGCTGGCCGGCCGCGCTGACCGCGGCGGCGGACACCGAACCGGCGGGCGAACGCCATGTGACCGTCACCGGGCGGCTGGCCGAGGACCAGCCCTGGGCGCCGGCCGGACACGAGGTCGCATGGGCCCAGGCCCGCCTGCACCGACCCGCGCCCCGCCCGACCCCGCCGACGGCGCCGCCGGCCGCCGCCGGGAACCGGATCACCCTGGGCGGCGCGGTGTTCGACGCCGCCACCGGCCGGCTGCTGCGGATCGGCGACCTGCCGTTGGAGGACCTGCGGGTCGGCCTGTGGCGGGCGCCGACCGACAACGACCTCGGAGGCGGGGACGGCTGCGAGGCGGCCGGCTGGCGGGCCGCGGGACTCGACCGCCTGGAGCACAAACTGCTCGCCGTCGGGACGGACCGCCGCGGCCTCACCGTCTCCACGCGGATCGCCGCCGCCGGCAGCGACGCGGCGATCCTGGCCGACTACGCCTGGAGCGCCCCGGCGGACGGCTCGGGACGGGTGCTGCTGACCGTCGCCGTCGCCCCCGTCGGGGCATGGCGGACCACCTGGCCCCGCGTCGGCCTGGACATCGTCGTGCCGATGGCCGCCGCCACGCTGACCTGGTACGGCGGCGGACCGGGGGAGGCGTACCCCGACACCCGCGCGGCCGCCAGGATCGGCCGCTTCCGCGAGCCCGTCGAGAACCTGCAGACGCCGTACCTGTTCCCGCAGGAGAACGGCGGCAGGACGGACGTGCGGTGGGCCCGCGTGGACGAGGAGCACGGCGGGCGGTGGCTGCGGATCAGCGCGGACGAGCCCTACGCGCTCGCCGTGCGCCCCTGGCCGGCCCGGTCCCTCGACCTGGCGCGGCACACCACCGACCTGCGCCCCGACGGCCGGCTGCACCTGTCGGTGGACGCCGCCCGGCACGGCATCGGCAGCGCCTCCTGCGGCCCGGGCGTCCGTCCCGAGTACCGGCTCGTGCCCGCGCCGTCGACCTTCGCGGTGGCCTTCGAGACCGGCTGA
- a CDS encoding DUF3592 domain-containing protein: MARHRRHLEAARASGVTAQARCVRVKVVRQPEGFEVMGTTRYQTYEFTAPDGRLVRFEEIGRPETAEGDVVTVYYDPARPERATVFGPRR, from the coding sequence ATGGCGCGGCATCGGCGGCACCTGGAGGCCGCGCGCGCCAGCGGGGTGACGGCCCAGGCGCGGTGCGTGCGGGTGAAGGTGGTGCGGCAGCCCGAAGGGTTCGAGGTCATGGGCACGACCCGCTACCAGACCTACGAGTTCACCGCGCCCGACGGCCGTCTGGTCCGGTTCGAGGAGATCGGGCGCCCCGAGACGGCCGAGGGCGACGTGGTGACCGTCTACTACGACCCGGCGCGGCCCGAACGGGCCACCGTCTTCGGGCCCCGCCGGTGA
- a CDS encoding alpha/beta hydrolase, whose translation MAGTAAVTALVQLCVLTGAAGPAAAAGPGGRSGSEGPRQPWTVNDSSHRPGAGAPPVWGACPQQEPGPAPVERDPRQQCAQLAVPLDYRRPHGRQIRLEISRIRSGAAHPLALMIGQGGPGFGGLDLPSQEERALPAAVTARFDLYGLDYRGIGASSPLDCGIAPADRTEVTGIPYPAADGDISGTVAWARRVAHDCAADAGPELPYVSTVNIARDIDRVRQALGLRTLSYTGVSYGSYVGAVYTSLFPTTSGRVLLNSVVPPGGVRDAIRHKGEAVESAFTPFARWAADQDADYHLGATPEAVRRFVLATAGALDTDPLPLPDGPALTGNLLLEAQEVLLEQTAYWPVLARLLAGAHARSLPAGTGSSLPWAAEMTDNFVAAQDAVVCNDVAWPRSLAGYRADVSRSAERYPLTAGSPRNVWPCAFWSTPAPDRAPDLNPHGPANILLVQNTADPSTAASGAERTRAAFGHRAGMVTVDAAGHGVDTSRGCVGDAVTRFLLGHGTPRSGACPAQDAGPAPAAGRY comes from the coding sequence GTGGCCGGCACGGCCGCCGTGACGGCGCTGGTGCAACTGTGCGTCCTGACGGGTGCCGCCGGGCCGGCCGCGGCGGCCGGCCCGGGCGGGCGGAGCGGTTCGGAGGGACCGCGGCAGCCCTGGACGGTGAACGACTCGTCGCACCGGCCGGGTGCGGGCGCCCCGCCGGTGTGGGGGGCGTGCCCGCAGCAGGAGCCGGGTCCCGCGCCGGTGGAGCGGGACCCGCGCCAGCAGTGCGCACAGCTCGCGGTCCCGCTGGACTACCGCCGCCCGCACGGCCGGCAGATCCGGCTGGAGATCTCCCGGATCCGCTCGGGCGCGGCCCACCCGCTCGCCCTGATGATCGGTCAGGGCGGCCCGGGCTTCGGCGGCCTCGACCTGCCCTCGCAGGAGGAGCGGGCGCTGCCCGCCGCCGTGACCGCCCGCTTCGACCTCTACGGGCTGGACTACCGCGGCATCGGCGCCAGCAGCCCGCTGGACTGCGGCATCGCCCCGGCCGACCGCACCGAGGTCACCGGCATCCCCTACCCGGCGGCCGATGGCGACATCTCCGGGACGGTCGCCTGGGCCCGGCGGGTCGCGCACGACTGCGCCGCCGACGCCGGGCCGGAACTGCCGTACGTCAGCACGGTGAACATCGCGCGGGACATCGACCGCGTCCGCCAGGCCCTCGGGCTGCGCACCCTCTCCTACACCGGCGTCTCGTACGGCAGTTACGTCGGCGCCGTCTACACCTCGCTCTTCCCGACGACGTCCGGACGCGTGCTGCTCAACAGCGTGGTGCCACCCGGCGGAGTGCGCGACGCGATCCGGCACAAGGGGGAGGCGGTGGAGTCCGCGTTCACCCCCTTCGCGCGGTGGGCCGCGGACCAGGACGCCGACTACCACCTCGGCGCCACGCCCGAGGCCGTGCGCCGCTTCGTGCTCGCCACCGCCGGCGCGCTCGACACGGACCCGCTGCCGCTGCCGGACGGCCCGGCGCTCACCGGCAACCTGCTGCTGGAGGCCCAGGAGGTCCTGCTGGAGCAGACCGCCTACTGGCCCGTCCTGGCCCGGCTGCTGGCGGGCGCCCACGCCCGGTCGCTACCGGCCGGAACCGGCTCCTCCCTGCCGTGGGCCGCGGAGATGACGGACAACTTCGTCGCCGCGCAGGACGCCGTGGTGTGCAACGACGTCGCCTGGCCCCGCTCCCTCGCGGGCTACCGCGCGGACGTCTCCCGCAGCGCCGAGCGCTATCCGCTGACGGCCGGATCACCGCGCAACGTCTGGCCCTGCGCCTTCTGGTCCACCCCCGCGCCCGACCGCGCCCCGGACCTGAACCCGCACGGTCCGGCGAACATCCTGCTGGTGCAGAACACCGCGGACCCCTCGACGGCCGCCTCCGGCGCCGAGCGGACCCGGGCGGCCTTCGGGCACCGCGCGGGCATGGTCACGGTGGACGCCGCCGGCCACGGCGTCGACACCTCCCGAGGCTGCGTCGGGGACGCCGTCACCCGGTTCCTGCTGGGCCACGGCACCCCACGCTCGGGCGCCTGCCCCGCGCAGGACGCCGGGCCCGCCCCGGCCGCCGGCCGGTACTGA